A stretch of the Natribaculum luteum genome encodes the following:
- a CDS encoding extracellular solute-binding protein encodes MAIDEVPIGRRSVLSAIAVGLSGVAGCSGSFRESDGQSVTVSMLTAGSLNNALENGLRPNVDSTVQIEAHGSAEVARLIAEGQKDPEIVSVADTALFDSPLQPDWFAEFATNSIVIAYNSDTEGGQQLADAGPENWYQPLLDGNVAVGRTDPDLDPLGYRALFMLELATEYYGTDANLREAIPSREQIYPETQLVSQFETGSIDAAIAYRNMAVERGYDYIDLPAEIDLSDPAYTDTYSSATYELPSGKVVSGGLISYGSTIRHRSPTVVDVFDEHITGQYLNEFGFVVPDDYPRFTGDAPDAVTR; translated from the coding sequence ATGGCTATCGACGAAGTTCCGATCGGCCGACGTTCTGTTCTCTCGGCCATCGCTGTCGGGCTCTCCGGAGTCGCTGGCTGCTCCGGCTCATTTCGGGAGAGTGACGGACAGTCAGTGACTGTCTCGATGCTCACTGCGGGAAGCCTGAACAACGCACTCGAAAACGGATTGCGACCGAACGTGGATTCAACTGTCCAGATCGAAGCCCACGGATCAGCCGAAGTCGCCCGCCTCATTGCGGAGGGGCAGAAAGATCCCGAGATCGTCTCAGTTGCAGATACCGCGCTCTTCGACTCACCGCTCCAACCGGATTGGTTCGCCGAGTTTGCGACCAATTCGATCGTCATTGCGTACAATTCCGATACGGAGGGTGGCCAACAGCTCGCCGACGCAGGACCCGAGAACTGGTACCAGCCGCTCTTGGACGGAAATGTTGCAGTCGGGCGAACGGACCCAGATCTCGACCCGCTCGGCTATCGAGCGCTGTTTATGCTCGAACTCGCGACTGAATACTACGGCACTGACGCGAACCTCAGGGAAGCGATTCCCAGTAGAGAACAGATCTATCCCGAAACACAGCTCGTCAGCCAGTTCGAGACAGGCTCGATCGACGCCGCCATCGCGTATCGAAACATGGCCGTCGAGCGGGGGTACGACTACATCGACCTCCCCGCGGAGATCGACCTCAGCGATCCAGCATACACCGACACCTACTCGTCGGCCACCTACGAACTCCCGAGCGGGAAGGTCGTCAGCGGCGGACTCATCAGCTATGGATCGACGATCCGCCACCGATCGCCGACCGTCGTCGACGTGTTCGACGAACATATAACGGGCCAGTATTTGAACGAGTTCGGGTTCGTCGTTCCCGACGATTACCCTCGATTCACCGGTGATGCTCCCGATGCAGTCACACGCTAA
- a CDS encoding Tfx family DNA-binding protein — protein MVEAQGTILTDRQVEVLELREKGHTQQEAADKLGTTDSNVSAIERAAESNVEKARRTLELVQTLRAPVQFTVSAGTSFDDLVTQVYTHGDEAGIKIAYCRPELYTHLYGMLEEVTNANRLERSTTIGLTKDGEVNVYADSVTSTE, from the coding sequence ATGGTGGAAGCCCAGGGAACGATCCTGACCGACCGGCAGGTGGAGGTGCTCGAACTCCGTGAGAAGGGTCACACGCAGCAAGAAGCCGCCGACAAACTGGGAACGACCGATTCGAACGTGAGCGCTATCGAACGGGCCGCAGAATCGAACGTCGAGAAGGCACGCCGGACACTCGAGCTCGTGCAGACGCTACGCGCCCCGGTCCAGTTCACCGTCTCGGCTGGAACGTCCTTCGACGACCTCGTCACGCAGGTGTATACTCACGGCGACGAAGCGGGTATCAAGATCGCGTACTGTCGGCCGGAACTCTACACCCACCTCTACGGGATGCTCGAGGAGGTCACGAACGCCAATCGACTCGAGCGATCGACGACGATCGGCCTGACGAAAGACGGCGAGGTGAACGTGTACGCAGATAGCGTGACGTCGACGGAGTGA
- a CDS encoding ABC transporter permease has product MLPMQSHANTTVERVDWLSVTFLLGAVLLCYYLVPLLSLVFSQPPGTIIQQLTGPDVVSAATTSLTASIASVTIAALFGLPLAYWIARADGWAKTAVTAVVVLPLVLPPIVSGMVLLTVVGPNTFLGELAAANGIQLTRSVAGVVLAQTFVSSPFVVVTAKAAFESVDRSLEYASQSLGKSRLTTFRRVTLPLAWPGILAGITLAFARAIGEFGATIMLAYYPRTMPVQIWISFTTLGLENAFPMAVILVGIAVTTLVVLNVLGTNPLE; this is encoded by the coding sequence ATGCTCCCGATGCAGTCACACGCTAACACCACCGTCGAACGGGTCGACTGGCTGTCGGTGACGTTCCTGCTCGGGGCGGTGCTGCTCTGTTACTACCTCGTACCGCTCCTGTCTCTCGTTTTCAGTCAGCCACCGGGGACTATCATCCAACAACTGACTGGCCCCGACGTCGTCTCGGCCGCGACCACGTCGCTCACGGCGTCGATCGCGAGCGTGACTATCGCTGCACTATTCGGGCTGCCACTCGCATACTGGATCGCACGCGCCGATGGGTGGGCGAAAACGGCCGTGACCGCCGTGGTCGTACTGCCGCTCGTACTGCCACCGATCGTCAGCGGAATGGTGTTGCTCACCGTCGTCGGCCCGAATACGTTTCTCGGGGAACTGGCGGCAGCAAATGGAATCCAGCTCACTCGATCGGTCGCAGGGGTCGTGCTGGCACAGACGTTCGTCTCCTCGCCATTCGTCGTCGTCACGGCAAAAGCAGCCTTCGAGAGCGTCGACCGGAGCCTCGAGTACGCCTCACAGTCGCTCGGGAAGAGTCGGCTGACGACGTTTCGGCGGGTCACGCTGCCGCTTGCCTGGCCAGGAATCCTCGCCGGGATCACTCTCGCATTCGCCCGCGCGATCGGCGAGTTCGGGGCCACGATCATGCTCGCATACTACCCCCGGACGATGCCGGTCCAGATCTGGATTTCGTTTACGACCCTCGGACTAGAGAATGCGTTCCCCATGGCAGTCATTCTCGTCGGAATCGCCGTCACGACGCTCGTGGTGCTAAACGTGCTCGGTACGAACCCACTGGAGTGA
- a CDS encoding ABC transporter ATP-binding protein yields MLEVTSLCKTYGDFEFGPVDLRVDDEVLSVLGPSGSGKTTLLSLIAGIVEPDAGSISLNGSRLDGRSLQERRTGLVFQDGALFPHMTARENIGYAAPNPDRITKLASLLEITDILDRQPRTLSGGERQRVALARTLAADPDALLLDEPLSSLDAPIRRRLRGELHSLFDSLEIPVIYVTHDQRTAMALGDRTAIFRDGAIEQIGSPTTVVNRPATQFVARFTGNENLLEATVLEQDGNTAHLRVGAVDFRATTPEIEKAAVTICIHPSRVRLHAPDEAVDTRGENTVVGTIDNWLNEGDGYRIEISLDDAPATLTATIRPPAFDRLAIDAGSGVRITVPPGAVHVVG; encoded by the coding sequence ATGCTGGAAGTAACGTCCCTCTGTAAGACGTACGGCGATTTCGAGTTCGGTCCGGTCGACCTCAGGGTCGACGACGAAGTGCTCTCGGTACTCGGTCCATCGGGAAGTGGCAAGACGACACTCCTGTCGCTGATCGCCGGGATCGTCGAGCCGGATGCGGGATCGATCTCGCTGAACGGCTCGCGGCTCGATGGACGCTCACTCCAGGAGCGACGAACCGGGCTCGTGTTTCAGGACGGGGCCCTGTTCCCGCACATGACCGCTCGAGAGAATATCGGCTATGCTGCACCCAACCCCGACCGGATTACGAAGCTTGCGTCGCTGCTCGAGATAACGGATATTCTCGACCGGCAGCCGCGGACACTATCGGGCGGCGAACGGCAACGAGTCGCGCTTGCACGCACGTTAGCGGCAGATCCTGACGCTCTGCTGCTCGACGAGCCACTCTCGAGTCTCGATGCTCCGATTCGGCGCCGACTACGTGGAGAGTTACACTCGCTGTTCGACTCACTCGAGATCCCCGTCATCTACGTCACTCACGATCAGCGAACGGCGATGGCACTCGGTGACCGAACCGCGATCTTCCGAGACGGTGCAATCGAGCAGATCGGGTCGCCGACGACCGTCGTCAATCGGCCCGCCACGCAGTTCGTCGCGAGATTCACCGGCAACGAGAACCTCCTCGAGGCGACGGTCCTCGAGCAGGACGGAAATACGGCCCACCTTCGAGTCGGTGCCGTCGACTTTCGTGCAACTACTCCAGAGATAGAGAAGGCGGCCGTCACGATCTGTATCCACCCCTCGCGTGTGCGGCTGCATGCACCGGACGAAGCCGTCGATACTCGCGGTGAAAACACAGTCGTCGGAACGATTGACAACTGGTTGAACGAGGGAGACGGGTACCGGATAGAAATCAGCCTCGATGACGCACCGGCGACGCTTACTGCGACGATTCGACCGCCGGCATTCGACCGGTTGGCGATCGACGCCGGCTCTGGCGTTCGAATCACGGTTCCTCCCGGCGCGGTTCACGTAGTTGGATGA